DNA from Lactobacillus sp. ESL0791:
AAACCCCGGCAGGTCTTATTGCCTCCAGAAAAAGACAGTGGCAAACAATAAAGTTTTAAGAAATTTATAGATAGCATAATTTGCACTTAATTTAAGTGTAATTAATGGTAAAATGATTTTATAAAGGCTTAAGACTAGAGGAATGTGGTTGATGAAAAGAGCAATCGTTTTTGGTGCAACTGGCGGGATCGGCAGGGCAATTTGTTCTGACCTAGCAGCAGATGGCTGGTCGCTTTACCTTCATTGCAATCAAAAGTGGGATGAAGCAGTAAAAATGGGTCGCGAGTTGATGTGCAGCTACCCTCAGCAGGATTTTATCCCGGTTAAACTGGATTTTGCAGTTAGCGATACGGACTTACTGGCTTTTACTAAAAATTTATTAACTATCAATGCAGCTGTTTTTGCTCAGGGAATTACGGATTATAATTTTATTGCCGACCAAAAGATGGCAGTGATTGAACAGATTATTCAGACTAATCTGCTTGTTCCAATTAAGCTGACGCATTTGCTGGAATCGGTCTTGGTTAAAAATGATTTTAGCCGCATTGTTTATCTGGGATCCGTGTATGGCGGTGAAGGCAGTGCCCTTGAGGCAGTTTACAGTGCCAGCAAAGCTGGCTTAACGAGGTTTAGCCAGGCATATGCGCGTGAGGTAGCGTCAACCAATCTGACGGTAAATGTTGTTGCGCCGGGGGCAGTCAAGACACCGATGAACGAGATCTTTTCCAGTGAAACAATGCAAGAAGTAAAAGAAGAAATTCCTGCGGGTCGCTTAGCTGAGACAACAGATATTTCTTTTTGGGTCAAGACCATTCTTTCCCCAAGCAGCGGTTATCTTACAGGACAAACAATTTATGTTAGCGGCGGCTGGCTTTTATAGTAAATATAAGTGATAAAATGTTATACTCTATATAATAATAAAAATATGAAGAGGTAGTTATGGCAGATATCGGAGATAAATTACGCAGTGCTCGAGAGGCAAAGGGACTCTCGCTTGCGGACATTGAAAAGGCAACAAAAATTCAAAGCAGATACCTAAGTGCGATTGAACAGGACGATTTTGATAAGCTTCCCGGCGACTTTTATGTACGTGCATTTATCAGGCAGTACGCCCAGATCGTGGGTCTTGATGGCAAAGAGCTGCTCAGTGAATATCGTGAGGATGTCCCTAAAGCAGAACCAGACGAGTATGTCGAAGAGTCAATCGACAATAAGAGTAAAGAGGTGCAGAAGAAGGCCAGTCCTAAGCGCCGCTTGTGGAAAAATTATCTTCCGCGGATTGTTATTGGACTGGCGGTGATTGTCGTTGTCCTAGTTGGTTATGCTTTGTATGCTCATAGCATGGCTAACCAGCAAAGTCATAAGCCTGAAAATAATGATGTGACAGTTGCTTCACAGAATAAGACTCCGAAAAAGAAGGAAAAAAAGGAAAAAAAGAAGGTTATCAAGAAAAATCCGGTTAAGATTCACCGCTTGGCCAGCAATCAGTTTCGGGTAACCGGTTTGAAGAATAACCGGCGCTTAGTTGTTCGTGCGGGTCAGCAGGCAGTAACGGTAACAGTTGCAGTCAATGGGATTACACGCTGGAGTCAAACACTAGCTGCGGCTCAAAAGCACACAATGGATCTTCCGGCCGACGCCCAAAATTTTGTTGTTACCTTTAGTAACGCTTTAGGCACTGCAATTACAGTTGGCGGCCGCAAAGTGCCGTACGATAATCTTAATAGCTCTTTGTCTCTAACATTTTTACTCGGAAATGCGCAGCATCAACAAGCGACACAAAATAATCACACTAACACCCAGACCAACCAAAATAATACAAATACGACAAATAGCAATACTGGAACTACTAATTCGCAAAACAAACAGAATAATAGCAGTAGTCAAACGCAGCACAGCAATAATTCGCAGCATAGCCAGTCAACGCAGAATAATAGTCAGCACAACCAAAACAATTCACATTCCGACAATTCTAGCAATTCTTCCACTGATAACAATAACGGTCAAAGTGGGCAAGACAGTCACGATGATGGAAAAAGTGATAATGACAGCAATGGGCAATAGATAGGAGAAATAGTTAAGAATGAATTTACCTAATAAATTAACGGTTTTTAGAATATTTTTGATACCAGTGTTTGCGCTGATTGTGATTTTTGGGGGTAATGCCCATGTACAGGTAGCTGGAACGACAGTTTACTGGAAATTGGTAGTTGCAGCGGTTGTGTTTGCTGGAGCTTCGGCCACCGATTGGTTTGATGGGCATATCGCGCGTTCACGCAACATGGTAACAAACTTTGGTAAATTTGCCGACCCGCTAGCCGATAAGATGCTAACGATGACCGCCTTTATTTTCCTGATTTCGTTGAATTTAGCTCCTGCTTGGATAGTGGCAATCATTGTCTGCCGTGAGCTTGCCGTAACGGGCTTGCGCCTGATTTTAGCCGAAAATAAGGGTCAGGTGATGGCTGCTAAAATGCCAGGGAAGATAAAAACGACCTGTCAGATGTTGTCGATTATCTTTTTGCTAATTGGTGATTTTTACCATATTGGTACCATTTTGCTTTATCTGGCATTAATCTTTACCATTTACTCCGGCTATGATTATTTCCATCAATCATGGGGTGTTTTCAAGGGTTCGATGTAAGAAAGTACTAAGCAGTTAGTGCTTTTTTTATTCAAAAATTTATTTTTAGCAATTACTAGCAAAAAATAATGGATGTTTTTGCGTACATAGTAAAGAACAGTAAGATCTGTAAACATCTGTTCGCTTTAATCTTGCAATCCTGCCGTTAAGCAAAGTATAATTATAAAATGTAAGTTACTAGGAGGTAAAACGCTTGGTCAAAGAAGAAAAAGACGAAAAAAAAGAGGCTTTAGCGAAAGCACTTAAAAAAATAGAAAAGAATTTTGGCAAAGGTGCGGTTATGCGCATGGGCGATAAGGCCGATACCAAAATTTCGACGGTGCCAACAGGCTCACTTGCACTTGATGCAGCGCTTGGTGTTGGCGGATATCCGCGCGGGCGTATCATTGAAATTTATGGTCCAGAGTCTTCTGGTAAAACAACGGTTGCTTTGCACGCGGTTGCAGAAGTACAGAAGCGGGGCGGCACAGCAGCCTACATTGATGCAGAAAATGCCATGGATCCGGCTTATGCCGAGGCTTTAGGTGTTGATGTAGATGCATTGATTTTGTCGCAGCCGAATACTGGTGAGGAGGGCCTGCAGATTGCTGACACGCTGATTGCCAGCGGTGCAATTGATATCTTGGTTGTCGACTCTGTTGCCGCTCTGGTTCCCCAAGCGGAAATTGACGGTGAAATGGGTGACGCACACGTTGGTCTGCAGGCGCGATTGATGAGCCAGGCTTTGCGTAAACTGTCGGGAAATATATCTAAAACTAAGACAATTGCCATTTTTATCAACCAAATCCGGGAAAAAGTTGGCGTAATGTTTGGCAATCCGGAAACGACCCCGGGCGGACGTGCATTAAAATTTTATGCAACAATCCGTTTAGAAATTAGGCGTGCCGAAAAGATTAAACAGGGGACCGATTTTATCGGTAACCGGGTCAAGATCAAAGTTGTAAAAAACAAGGTGGCACCGCCGTTTAAGGTAGCCGAGGTCGACATGATGTATGGCAAGGGCATCTCTCAAAGTGGGGAGTTGCTTGATATGGCTGTCGATAAGGATATTGTTGCCAAGGCCGGGTCGTGGTATTCTTATGATGGCGAACGCATCGGTCAGGGACGTGAAAATGCCAAGCAGTACATTGAGGAACACCAAGATATTTATCAGGATATTCAGGAAAAAGTGCGGTCATCGTTTGGGATTGATGAAAAGTCAGTTGCTGATCGCGAAGATCCAGAAAAAGTTAAAGAAAAAAATGAAGGTGAACCAGCTTCTGATAAAAAAGAAGCTGACAGCAAAAGTAAAAAAGATTGAGGAAATTGATCTGGACCTTGGAATTTGATTTCAAGGTTTTTTTTGTCTTAATTGACATGAGCAGTCAGGTTCTTTATCATAATAGTGTGTTAATAATTTGAAAAAAGGCGATAGAATCATGATAAATGAAGTTTTGATTCCCGTCGCAACTGCTATTATTTTAATTTTACTAAGTTTTTGCTTGGGTTATGGCACCCGAAAAAACATCTGGGAAAAGCAAGTGCATAATGCAAAAAATAATGCTGACCAGATTTTAACTGATGCTAGAGTACACGTAGCTGCCGCCAAAGCCGAAGTCAAGGCACAAAAGCAAGCGGCCGCAGCTCTAAAGCAAAGCGCACAAAATACTAAGAAAGAAAAAATTCTCGAAGCTCAAGAAAAAATTCAGGATTACCGGCAAAAAGTTGAGGATGAGCTGAGTGTTAAACGCGATAATATTTCTCGTGACAACAATCGTCTTCAGCAGCGTGAGGATAATCTTGACCATAAAAATTCATTATTGGATGAACGTGAGAATGAACTTTCGCAAAAAGAAAAACAATTGAAACAGCAGCAGGCTGATTTAACGAAAAAAGCAACCGTTGCTGACGAATTGGTTAAGGAAAGACAGCAGAAGCTTTATGAAGTTGCTAATTTAAATCAAGAACAGGCAAAGAAGCTGGTTTTAAGTCAATTATCTGACGAATTGGTTAATGAGCGTGCGGAAATGATTAAAAGCAGCAATGAAGAGGTCAAAGCCAAGGCTGATCATTACGCTCATAAAGTAATAATTGATGCTATTCAGAGCAGTTCTGCAGATACGGTGGCTGAGTCCACGGTATCGGTAGTTGATCTGCCAAACGAAGAAATGAAGGGGCGGATTATTGGCCGTGAAGGACGCAATATTCGTTCATTTGAAGCTTTGACTGGGGTTGATTTGATTATTGATGATACTCCCAAAGTGGTTACATTAAGCGGCTTTGATGCAATTAGACGTGAAATCGCCAAACGGGCAATGGAGCGCTTGATTAAGGATGGCCGGATACACCCGGCCCGCATTGAAGAAATGGTCGATAAGGCCAGAAAAGAAGTTAATGATGACATTTATGAGGCTGGTGAGAGTGCCTTAATGGAATTGGGAATTCATAAGATGAATCCTGAGCTAGTTAAGATACTCGGCCGGCTCAAGTATCGGACTTCTTATGGGCAAAATGTTTTAGCACATTCAATTGAAGTGGCCAAACTGGCAGGTACAATGGCTGCTGAGCTTGGCTTAAATGAAAAATTAGCAGTTCGCGCGGGATTATTACACGATATTGGTAAAGCAGTTGATCATGATATTGAAGGCTCACACGTTGAAATCGGTGTGGAATTAACACGAAAATATCATGAATCAGATGTAATTGTAAATGCAATTGCAGCGCATCATGGCGATGTGCCGAAATTATCGTTTATTGCTGAACTTGTTGTTGCAGCAGATACGATTTCCTCGGCACGTCCGGGTGCAAGAAGTGAAAGCCTAGAAAATTATATTAGGCGGTTAACTGAATTGGAACAGATTGCCAAGCGCTATAAGGGCGTTAAGCAAGCATACGCAATTCAGGCAGGACGTGAAGTTCGGGTAATGGTTGAACCAGATGAAATTTCGGACAACCGAATTACTGTTTTAGCACGTGATATTCGAAATCAGGTTGAAAAGGAGCTTGATTACCCGGGAAATATTAAGATTACTGTTATTCGGGAAAAACGTGTTGTTACAATTGCAAAATAATAAAAAAGTTGGATTTTGAAAAATTCAGCTTTTTTATTTTGCTAAAATTTTTGGCGTGTTTGAACATAAAATGACGTCAGCAACTATATTTTGCTAAAATGAAAGGGAATACAATAGCAAGCGAAAGGAGGACAACAGTGAATAAGGATTCTGGGGAAGAATTGAATAAATCTCTGCTTAGCCTAGGCTACCCTTTTAATTCTATTTTGAAAAATACAGATTTGTCTAAGGCTGACGATTTTAGTTTTGTTTGGAATAAGGTTGCTAATTCTTTTGCGTTATTTGATAAGTATGCTAATGATACACAACTGTTGACTTGTAGCGATGCCAGCAAGATCTATAAATTTGTTCCATCTTTTTTGGCGGCGTTATCAAGTAAAAATGGTTTACAAGCTGTGACGCGCCTAGCAAACTATGAACAATTAGTTGGTCCAATTGTGATTGGCACTTTTGAGGAAGGGATAGATTTAAGAATTCACATTAGCTATCTTGATAATTATCGCAAAAATTCGCGTTTTAGCTTACTTGTTGATCAACTTTCGCTAGTTAGTTTGCTTAGGACCGGAACCAATTTAAATATTATTCCTAAGGCAATTGGGAGTAAATTTGATTATGGTTCGCAAATCATTAAATATTTGCAGATTAAACCGCGGAAAAGTGCAGATAATTATCTTGTTTTTGAGAAAAAAGATTTATTAAAAGGATTTGTTACAACTAATGAGATTATTTGGAATGTTATGCAGCCAGGTTTACAAAAATATATTGAAAAGGCGAGCGTTAAACCTCCGTTTTCAGTTGCAGTTCAAAATAACTTGTTTCATTTGATTGTAAGTGGCAGATTTCAGTTGACAGATCTAGCTGACTCAATGAAAATGTCACCACGAACGATTCAAAGATGGCTAAAAAAAGAAGGAACTAATTTTAAGGAGCAATTAAATTTTGTAAAAAAGGTTTTGGCATTAAATTTGTTGCAGGATCCTGATTTAAGCACTGCAGAAATAAGTTTTTTGGTTGGGTTTAATTGTGTTAGTTCATTTTATAAATCATTTAAAAAATGGACTGGAAAAACTGTTTTAAACTATAGACACCAAATTATTTTAAATAAAAATATGAAAAAAGCAGTTTCCGAATAATTAAGTAAATGAGTTAGGAAAGGATTAATAATTATGATTGTGAATAATAAAATATCATGGGATGCAAATTATGACGTGATTGTGATCGGATTTGGTGGTGCTGGTGCAACTGCTGCACGTTTCGCGGCAGATAAAAATGCTAAAGTTTTACTGATCGATCGTGCACCAGAAGGTCACGAAGGCGGTAATACACGTTACAGTGGACAAATTGTTGAAGCTGGTTATGATTTTGCCAAACTAAAAAAATATTATCAACAAATGACAGCACCTTTAGATTTAGACGAAAAAGTTTTGGATAAATATATTTCTGGAATGGTAGAACTGCCTGAATATTTTGAAAAGTATTTGGGTAAAAAGGCTTTTAGTGTAAGAAAAAATCCAGATAATAAAAATGTGGCATTATTAGCTTATATGGCAGTTGAATATCCGGAATTTGCAGGTGCGGACACGAGTGATGATTTGTTAGTGCATGATCGGATCTTTGACGCTGCTTTATGGAAAATTTTACGCCAAAATGTGCTGGACCGTAAAAACAAAATTGATGTTCTTTATGATACTCCGGCTAAACATTTACTTCAGGCTGAAGACAGGACAATTTTGGGTGTTCAAATTGAGAATAACGGCAAAGAATTTAATGTCAAAGCAAATAATGGTGTTGTAATGGCACTTGGTGGCTTTGAAAATAATGAGCAAATGATCCAAGACTATTTAGGAGAAACCAATTTATTACCATACGGTACTCTATATAATAATGGTGACGGAATTAAAATGGCGATTGAAGTAGGTGCAGATTTGTGGCACATGAATAATTATGAGCCAGGCGGTTCTGTTAACTTTGCTGCTAACAAGGGTGAAAGAGCATATAGCATAATGGGTTGGAGTGCACTGTTTAGTGGATCACTAATTACGATTGGCGATGATGGCACCCGTTATGTTCCTGAAGATGATGCTACTAGGCATGGTCATCGTTATAATCATGGTATTTGGCGGATACCGTTAGCACAGGTTCACCCTCATATGATTTTTGACCAAAAGAAATACGATGAATTGATGGATTCTAATAATGCAGATTTTCAAAAGCAAATAATGTCCAAAGTGATAAAATCTGATTCAATTGAAGGCTTAGCAGAAAAAATTGCCGTTAAGCCTGAAGTATTGAGAAAAACGATTGAAGAGTACAATTTCTTTGTTGATCAAGGCGTTGATTATCAATGTGGCAGAAGCCCTAAGACAATGACCAAGATTTCAATGACTGGTCCGTTTTATGCTTTGGCGCAGCAACATACCATGCTGAATACACAGGGTGGACCGCGTCGTAACGAGAATGCAGAAATTTTGGATACCGAGCAAAAAGTTATTCCGCATCTGTATGGTGCTGGAGAATTAGGCCATATTGGTGCTAACCAATATAATGGCGGTGGAGATGTGGCTGATTGCTTAATCTTTGGTAAAATTGCGGGTGAAAATGCTGCTAAAGTGAAAGAAGCTGATGCAGTTAGTGCTGCTAGCGAAACTAAATCTTGGCAAAATGCTGACTTCCCAGCTTCGGATTTGAATGAAAAGACCTATGCAACAACTGAAAATCAATATATAGGCAAGTCAACTAGCGGCATGGGCAATGAAATTGTAGTTCGGATTACGGTTGATGACGGAAAACAGTTGAAGAATATTGAAATTTTACAAGAAAGTGAATCACCAGATTATGGTGAAAAAGCTTTAAAGCAATTGCAAAAAGAAATGCTTGAAAAAAACACAAGCGATGTAGATGTTGTTTCCGGGGCTTCATCGACTAGTCGGGCATTTAAGGAAGCAGTTGCTAGTGCATTAGAAAAAGCAAATAAGTAAGTAAATTAAGTGTAAGATAATAAAAAAGTTGGATTTTAAGATCCAGCTTTTTGTTTTGGTCATATTTGTGCATTTTTTCAACAGCTTGTATAATTAGGGGCAAGTAAGTTAAAGAAAGCAGATCTTATGTTTAAAATTATCGTTGAATTATTCTTTCTGGTTATTATTCAAGTGGCAATTACCCCTTTTATCCGCCGCCTTGCCTTTGTTTTGGGAGCAGTTGACGATCCCAATGCTCGCCGGGTTAACAAAAGTCCGATGCCAACGCTAGGCGGATTAGGCATTTTTGTGACGTTTAACATTGGCGTCTTTGTTCTCTTGCGGGAGCAATTTCCCACCCACGAAGCTTTTTCAATTTTGCTGGCATCCAGTGTGATTGTGCTTACGGGAATAATTGATGATATTATGGAGCTTAAGCCCAAGCAAAAAATGTTTGGCATCTTTGTTGCTGCCCTGATTATTTACTTTTTGGCCGGGATCAGGATGAATGTACTTAATTTGCCGTTTGTGAAGCACCCAATTGATTTGGGCTGGTGGAGCCTGCCGATTACCATTTTTTGGATTTTGGCTCTGACCAACGCCGTTAATTTGATTGATGGCCTGGATGGCTTGGCCGACGGTGTGGCCATGATTTCACTCACAACAATGGGAATTGTTGGCTACTTTTTTCTCCATACCAAGCAGCTATATATCCCAATTGCCTGTTTCATGCTGGCGGCCTGTCTGCTGGGCTTTTTACCCTATAATTTTCATCCCGCAAAAATCTTTTTGGGTGATACAGGTGCTCTCTATATCGGTTTCATGATCGCAGTTCTTTCGTTAAAAGGTCTGAAAAATGTAACTTTTATTTCGCTGCTGATTCCGATTATTATTTTGGGTGTACCAATTACCGATACAATTTACGCGATGATCCGCCGGAAACTAAATAACCGTCCCGTCTCACAAGCGGATAAGCATCACTTGCACCACCAATTGATGCGGATGGGGCTAACCCACCGGCAAACTGTGCTGACTATTTATGCGCTATCGCTAATTTTTTCCTTTATCTCGCTTTTGTTCCTGCTTTCGCCGGTATGGGGAACATGGTTATTAGCAATTGGATTGCTGTTTGCCCTCGAATTCTTTGTTGAATCGATTGGCTTGTTGGGTGAAAAATATAAGCCGCTCCTGCATTTGGCGCAAAAAATAATCAGCGCCCGCAGCGCCAAGGATCCAACAGTTGAAGTGTGGCATTTGGGTGAAGAAAAGCCGAACCAATTAAAGAAAAAAGACAATAAGTAAAAAGTCGCAACTGAAGCTGCGACTTTTTACTTGTCGTGATAATTGTGTTCTTTCACGGGCAGCTCATTATAGCGCTTTTCACCGTTACTAAAGTTGACCTGACCTGCAAGCAGGTCGGTAAGTGCTTTTTTAGTAGCGTTTTGCTCATCATAATCAAGAAAGATATGCAGAGCGACATCGGTGCCGTAGTCGACCTTTTTTATATAGATTTTTTGCTGCGTTAAAAAATGATTTACCTCATCAAAACGATTATAAGCAAGGTGAAAAATTATTTCCTGCTGCAGCACTCGCTTGACGACGCCAATGTGCTCGGCTGCCTGGGTGACGCTGTTGGAATAAGCCCTGATGAGACCACCGGCACCGAGTTTGATCCCGCCAAAATAACGGGTCACCACGACGGTAACATTGCGCAGGTTCATTAATTCCAGTGCTTTTAATTCGGGAACACCAGCGGTTCCAGAGGGTTCACCGTTGTCACTGGCTTTAACTTGTTCATTGTTAGGGCCAACAACGTAAGCGTAGGTATTATGAGTTGCATCATGATATTTTTTGGTTATTTCTTGAATAAAGGCATTGGCCTCGACCACAGTCTGGGTTCTTGCACAGCTGGCGATGAATCTGCTCTTTTTGATAATGAGTTCATGGCTGCCGCTTTCTTTAATGGTTAAATAATTTTCTTGTTCTGCCAAAATTTTTACCTCTTTTTACGTATTTCTCTTTGGAGGGTTGCGATGAAAAATCTAACTTTACTAGCTGGCCGTCAATGGCCGGCTGAACAAGGGCATTCTAGCATACTTGCTGCGGCTACCCAAGTTAATATTATTGAAAATGGTCGCTGTCAGCGCTGCGGTGCTTTTGTTTCAGCCAAATTACCTAACGGCAAGCTTTACTGCCGTGCCTGCATTGGTATTGGCCGTGCTGTTGAAGGCAACGTGCTTGTCCGTTATCTGGGTCATGCTGAATTTCCTAAGCAAAAAAATGGCGGGTTAACGTGGTCTGGGCACTTAACCTCGCAGCAAGAAAAAATTTCGGCTGGTTTGGTCACCAATTTTCTTGAAAAGAAAAACTCTTTGGTTCATGCGGTAACTGGTGCCGGTAAGACAGAGATGCTTTTTCAATTAATTGCTGAATGTATGAAGAATGGGCAGCGTGCCTGCATTGCAACGCCGCGGATTGATGTTGTTAATGAATTATATCCTCGATTCAAAGCAGCTTTTTCTGAGATTAAAATTGGCAAGTATCACGGCCGTGAATTTAAGGAGCCGGACTTAGACCAGCTGACAATTTGTACGACACACCAATTGTTGAAATTTTATCAGGCCTTTGACCTGCTGGTCATTGATGAGGTTGATTCTTTTCCTTATGTGGGGGATCCGCAGCTTCACTTCGGGGCTAAGAATGCAGTCAAAACTTCAGGCGTTAGAGTCTACCTAACTGCCACGCCAACCGCTGACTTGCTGGAAGAAGTGAAACAGAAAAAGTTAAGGTTACTAAAATTAAACCGGCGTTTTCATGGCGGCCTTTTACCGGTTCCGAAAGAAAAATTTTTTTTACGGCCTTTTTTGCAAAAAGAGCGGCTCCATTCCAAACTGCTTTCTGAAATAATCAAAGCAGTAGAGTCAGGGCACCCATTATTGTTATTTGTGCCGCGGATTGAGCAAATTCCTGTCTACTTAGCAGCGTTGCGAAAGGAACACCGGCTGCAAAAAGCGCAGGTAGCAGGTGTTTACGCCGCAGACAAGCAGCGTTTAGAAAAGGTCGCAGCTTTTCGTGAACAAAGACTGCAGATACTAGTTACCACCACGATTTTGGAGCGCGGGGTCACCTTTCCCCATGTATGGGTAATTGTCGTGGCTGCCGACGATGCAATTTATACGACAGCCAGCTTGGTTCAGATTGCTGGTCGGGTTGGCCGTGCGCAGCATGATCCGACCGGCTTGGTTGTGTACTGCTATCATCAGTATACTAAAAATATAAAACTGGCGGTTAGGCAGATTAGGGAGATGAACAGATGACGACTTGTTTGCTTTGCGGCCAGGAGTTTACCGGGCACACCACAATTTTACAAATTTTTTCAGTTAAGAAGAAAAAGCCACCTGTGATTTGTCTGCACTGCCGGCAGCGTTTTACGCCGTTGTCCGGTAACCGCTGTCAAGTTTGTTCGAGGGAATGGGCTGACGGGGATGTCTGCAATGACTGCAGGGCCTGGGGCAAGTTTTATGGAAAAAATCTGTTGTATAATCATTCTTTATATCATTATAACGATGCCTTTCATGATCTGATGGTCAATTATAAACGCTACGGGGATTATGTATTATATGCGGTTTTGCAAGAATTGTGCGGGCAAGAAGTGGCGAAAATTGTCGCTGATTTATATGTGCCAGTCCCAACTTCCCCTGAACACCGGCAAAAACGGCAATTTGATACGGTGAGTGCAATTTACCAAGAACTGGTTCCTCTGACTTTTTTGCTTGATAAGAAGCCGGGCGGCGGTGCGCAAGGTGAGAAAAATAAGCGGGAACGGATGCGGAGCAAACAAAGTTTTATTATCCGCAAAAATGATCTTGCGGCAGATTTTTCTGGGAAAATATTATTGCTGGATGATATTTATACCACTGGCAGAACCCTCTACCACGCACGGGACAAGCTGCTGACGGTTTTCCCCCAGGCAAAGATTTCCAGCTTTTCAATTTGCCGTTAGCTTCTTTCCTTGTTTAGCGCTTCCAGCTTCTGTATAATGAAAGTATAAAGAAAAACAGTAAAGGAGTGTTTTCTATGCTAAAGTACAACGTTCGTGGTGAAAATATTGAAGTAACTGATGCTTTAAGAGAATATGTTG
Protein-coding regions in this window:
- the ymfI gene encoding elongation factor P 5-aminopentanone reductase encodes the protein MKRAIVFGATGGIGRAICSDLAADGWSLYLHCNQKWDEAVKMGRELMCSYPQQDFIPVKLDFAVSDTDLLAFTKNLLTINAAVFAQGITDYNFIADQKMAVIEQIIQTNLLVPIKLTHLLESVLVKNDFSRIVYLGSVYGGEGSALEAVYSASKAGLTRFSQAYAREVASTNLTVNVVAPGAVKTPMNEIFSSETMQEVKEEIPAGRLAETTDISFWVKTILSPSSGYLTGQTIYVSGGWLL
- the pgsA gene encoding CDP-diacylglycerol--glycerol-3-phosphate 3-phosphatidyltransferase, with translation MNLPNKLTVFRIFLIPVFALIVIFGGNAHVQVAGTTVYWKLVVAAVVFAGASATDWFDGHIARSRNMVTNFGKFADPLADKMLTMTAFIFLISLNLAPAWIVAIIVCRELAVTGLRLILAENKGQVMAAKMPGKIKTTCQMLSIIFLLIGDFYHIGTILLYLALIFTIYSGYDYFHQSWGVFKGSM
- the recA gene encoding recombinase RecA, with the translated sequence MVKEEKDEKKEALAKALKKIEKNFGKGAVMRMGDKADTKISTVPTGSLALDAALGVGGYPRGRIIEIYGPESSGKTTVALHAVAEVQKRGGTAAYIDAENAMDPAYAEALGVDVDALILSQPNTGEEGLQIADTLIASGAIDILVVDSVAALVPQAEIDGEMGDAHVGLQARLMSQALRKLSGNISKTKTIAIFINQIREKVGVMFGNPETTPGGRALKFYATIRLEIRRAEKIKQGTDFIGNRVKIKVVKNKVAPPFKVAEVDMMYGKGISQSGELLDMAVDKDIVAKAGSWYSYDGERIGQGRENAKQYIEEHQDIYQDIQEKVRSSFGIDEKSVADREDPEKVKEKNEGEPASDKKEADSKSKKD
- a CDS encoding helix-turn-helix transcriptional regulator; protein product: MNKDSGEELNKSLLSLGYPFNSILKNTDLSKADDFSFVWNKVANSFALFDKYANDTQLLTCSDASKIYKFVPSFLAALSSKNGLQAVTRLANYEQLVGPIVIGTFEEGIDLRIHISYLDNYRKNSRFSLLVDQLSLVSLLRTGTNLNIIPKAIGSKFDYGSQIIKYLQIKPRKSADNYLVFEKKDLLKGFVTTNEIIWNVMQPGLQKYIEKASVKPPFSVAVQNNLFHLIVSGRFQLTDLADSMKMSPRTIQRWLKKEGTNFKEQLNFVKKVLALNLLQDPDLSTAEISFLVGFNCVSSFYKSFKKWTGKTVLNYRHQIILNKNMKKAVSE
- a CDS encoding RodZ family helix-turn-helix domain-containing protein, which codes for MADIGDKLRSAREAKGLSLADIEKATKIQSRYLSAIEQDDFDKLPGDFYVRAFIRQYAQIVGLDGKELLSEYREDVPKAEPDEYVEESIDNKSKEVQKKASPKRRLWKNYLPRIVIGLAVIVVVLVGYALYAHSMANQQSHKPENNDVTVASQNKTPKKKEKKEKKKVIKKNPVKIHRLASNQFRVTGLKNNRRLVVRAGQQAVTVTVAVNGITRWSQTLAAAQKHTMDLPADAQNFVVTFSNALGTAITVGGRKVPYDNLNSSLSLTFLLGNAQHQQATQNNHTNTQTNQNNTNTTNSNTGTTNSQNKQNNSSSQTQHSNNSQHSQSTQNNSQHNQNNSHSDNSSNSSTDNNNGQSGQDSHDDGKSDNDSNGQ
- a CDS encoding FAD-dependent oxidoreductase — its product is MIVNNKISWDANYDVIVIGFGGAGATAARFAADKNAKVLLIDRAPEGHEGGNTRYSGQIVEAGYDFAKLKKYYQQMTAPLDLDEKVLDKYISGMVELPEYFEKYLGKKAFSVRKNPDNKNVALLAYMAVEYPEFAGADTSDDLLVHDRIFDAALWKILRQNVLDRKNKIDVLYDTPAKHLLQAEDRTILGVQIENNGKEFNVKANNGVVMALGGFENNEQMIQDYLGETNLLPYGTLYNNGDGIKMAIEVGADLWHMNNYEPGGSVNFAANKGERAYSIMGWSALFSGSLITIGDDGTRYVPEDDATRHGHRYNHGIWRIPLAQVHPHMIFDQKKYDELMDSNNADFQKQIMSKVIKSDSIEGLAEKIAVKPEVLRKTIEEYNFFVDQGVDYQCGRSPKTMTKISMTGPFYALAQQHTMLNTQGGPRRNENAEILDTEQKVIPHLYGAGELGHIGANQYNGGGDVADCLIFGKIAGENAAKVKEADAVSAASETKSWQNADFPASDLNEKTYATTENQYIGKSTSGMGNEIVVRITVDDGKQLKNIEILQESESPDYGEKALKQLQKEMLEKNTSDVDVVSGASSTSRAFKEAVASALEKANK
- the rny gene encoding ribonuclease Y is translated as MINEVLIPVATAIILILLSFCLGYGTRKNIWEKQVHNAKNNADQILTDARVHVAAAKAEVKAQKQAAAALKQSAQNTKKEKILEAQEKIQDYRQKVEDELSVKRDNISRDNNRLQQREDNLDHKNSLLDERENELSQKEKQLKQQQADLTKKATVADELVKERQQKLYEVANLNQEQAKKLVLSQLSDELVNERAEMIKSSNEEVKAKADHYAHKVIIDAIQSSSADTVAESTVSVVDLPNEEMKGRIIGREGRNIRSFEALTGVDLIIDDTPKVVTLSGFDAIRREIAKRAMERLIKDGRIHPARIEEMVDKARKEVNDDIYEAGESALMELGIHKMNPELVKILGRLKYRTSYGQNVLAHSIEVAKLAGTMAAELGLNEKLAVRAGLLHDIGKAVDHDIEGSHVEIGVELTRKYHESDVIVNAIAAHHGDVPKLSFIAELVVAADTISSARPGARSESLENYIRRLTELEQIAKRYKGVKQAYAIQAGREVRVMVEPDEISDNRITVLARDIRNQVEKELDYPGNIKITVIREKRVVTIAK